A genomic segment from Spinacia oleracea cultivar Varoflay chromosome 3, BTI_SOV_V1, whole genome shotgun sequence encodes:
- the LOC110783022 gene encoding uncharacterized protein — MWKSILGGDDEEEQRDEGFVDDQTTNDDNFCALSYTERIYGFAACLIAGFLFIFLSMIVFVRPIKFALLFTFGNVLAVGSTAFIIGPAEQLRKMFDPVRVYATAVYLGCAVLALICAILIHSKVLTLFAMIFEICALIWYSLSYIPFARRVISDVMVRFLDTEI, encoded by the exons ATGTGGAAATCCATTTTAGGGGGAGACGATGAAGAAGAACAAAGAGATGAAGGCTTCGTTGACGATCAAACAACCAATGATGATAATTTTTGTGCTCTTTCTTACACAGAG AGAATTTATGGGTTTGCTGCTTGTTTGATCGCTGGATTTCTCTTTATATTCCTG TCAATGATCGTGTTCGTAAGGCCCATCAAGTTTGCCCTACTGTTTACTTTTGGGAATGTATTGGCTGTTGGAAG TACAGCCTTCATCATTGGACCAGCTGAGCAATTAAGAAAGATGTTTGATCCTGTCCGCGTTTATGCAACTGCTGTCTACCTGGGATGTGCAGTTTTGGCTCTTATATGTGCTATTTTG ATTCACAGCAAGGTTTTAACTCTATTTGCTATGATATTTGAGATATGTGCTCTCATTTG GTACAGTCTAAGCTACATTCCTTTCGCCAGAAGAGTAATTTCTGATGTGATGGTCCGCTTCCTCGACACTGAAATTTAA
- the LOC110783050 gene encoding uncharacterized protein → MLLWNCVHQILPVADSLSKYIHSISGQCCRCSCDAETHLHLFRDCGDSSILWNFIFQRISAAKEVCLQSFFNSNWHQWMQYNLSLSTAWKVVFIVAVWHIWKARNRAVFELKMLKSFSVYNAFYLDYRETNSMVQDKVAGNWLQKAPAWKPPAPGFLKLNIDGSWKEKDEAGGGGVFRSETGSWYIGFASKYNAITPLAAELYALREGLQMALDYGVQKLEVETDAELLIKLLTAMEDYYHHELAPVIKDVACLMTRFSSFSISHLPRLFNKLAHCMGQYAISMALGHKVFLNPPSFTDLVYQTQLKQAKDSLKEMGETSSRAQRHTQLIDLELPPPPEAAPSTTITPEIMFGTIPTKVTTQLINVKKKPDVQQGESSNVKE, encoded by the coding sequence ATGttgttatggaattgtgttcaccaAATCTTGCCAGTTGCTGATAGTCTATCAAAATATATACACTCCATTTCTGGACAATGCTGCAGATGCTCCTGTGATGCAGAAACTCATCTGCACTTGTTTAGAGACTGTGGGGATTCTAGCATCCTTTGGAATTTTATTTTCCAACGTATTTCAGCTGCTAAGGAAGTGTGCTTACAGTCTTTTTTCAACTCTAATTGGCACCAATGGATGCAGTACAATCTTAGTTTAAGCACAGCCTGGAAAGTTGTTTTTATAGTGGCTGTGTGGCATATTTGGAAGGCTCGTAATAGAGCAGTTTTTGAGCTGAAAATGCTCAAGTCATTCTCTGTTTATAATGCTTTCTATTTGGACTATAGGGAAACTAACTCCATGGTGCAGGATAAGGTTGCAGGTAACTGGTTGCAGAAGGCTCCAGCTTGGAAGCCTCCAGCTCCTGGTTTTCTGAAACTTAACATTGATGGCAGTTGGAAAGAAAAAGACGAAGCAGGGGGTGGTGGTGTGTTTAGAAGTGAAACAGGGAGCTGGTACATTGGATTTGCAAGTAAATACAATGCCATCACTCCACTGGCAGCAGAGTTGTATGCACTAAGGGAAGGTCTTCAAATGGCACTGGATTATGGGGTGCAGAAGTTGGAAGTGGAGACTGATGCAGAACTATTGATTAAGTTGTTAACAGCTATGgaagattattatcatcatgAGTTAGCTCCAGTTATAAAAGATGTGGCTTGTCTTATGACAAGGTTCAGTTCGTTTTCAATTTCTCATCTTCCCAGGTTGTTCAACAAGCTTGCACATTGTATGGGACAATATGCAATATCTATGGCATTGGGTCATAAAGTGTTTCTCAACCCTCCATCGTTCACAGACTTGGTGTATCAGACACAGCTGAAACAAGCAAAAGACAGTTTGAAGGAGATGGGTGAAACTTCATCTAGAGCACAACGCCATACACAGCTCATTGATTTGGAGCTCCCACCACCACCAGAGGCAGCACCCTCCACAACAATAACACCAGAGATCATGTTTGGTACAATCCCCACCAAAGTCACAACCCAGTTGATCAATGTCAAGAAGAAACCGGATGTGCAGCAAGGAGAGTCGTCAAATGTTAAGGAATGA